The Sulfitobacter sp. SK011 genome contains the following window.
AGCCCCGATCCCCGCAGAAATCCGCGTCTGTCGATCCCGCTTGCACCCTTGTTCACGACAATCGGCGAACGGCCGGAGCGGCGTGTGTACCCGTTGGTCTTCTTCCTAAGCATTGTCTTCCTCCCTGATCCAGCTTGGCTGGACAAATTTGTATCGTCGTCGCGCGCAGTCCTAGAAGCGTGTGCTTTCGAGGTAGGCCCGTGTATGTGCCGTGTCTTGCATTGTCTCAGACGAAAGGTCTGCCGGTTGCGCCGCGGCGGCTTGCGTGGTCCCGCCTGCGACCACTGCAACTGCAGCAGGTGCAGCGGTGCCCGCCAGTTTCAGGAAATCGCGGCGGCTTTTGCCTTCGGTCTTATCGGTCATGGGATGT
Protein-coding sequences here:
- a CDS encoding twin-arginine translocation pathway signal protein is translated as MTDKTEGKSRRDFLKLAGTAAPAAVAVVAGGTTQAAAAQPADLSSETMQDTAHTRAYLESTRF